The genomic interval TTTCGGCAGCTTGACGGTGTGATAGGCGGCATCGGGATAGCGCCAGCGTTCCGACAGCGCTTCATCGAGCGTCGCAGTCACCTTGCGGTCCTCGACCATCAGTTCGCCGCCATACCAGGTGTTGATCGGCTGCAGTGTATCGTCGAGCAGCACCAGATCGGCCCGCCTGCCGCCGCCGAGCCCGCCGATCTCGTCGCCGAGGCCGAAGCGGGTGGCGCCGTGGAGCGAGCCCATGGCCCAGGCCTGTTCCGGTTTCATCCCGGCCTTCACCGCCTGGCGCGTCACCCAATCCAGTCCGAACATCAAAAGATCGTCGGCATCGCGGTCGTCAGTGCACACCGCCACGCGCTTGTGGGAAGCGCCGAGTTCGGTAATCGCCTTGATCGCTTCCGGCAGCGAATGCCATGGCGTGGTCGGCGGGCCGCCGCGCAGGAAGATCCAGACGCCGGCCTCCAGCAGGTCGTTGGCGATCTCGCGGTCGATCGCCTCATGGGTGTCGGTCACGCCGGCTGCGGCATAGGCGGCCACGAAATCGCGGCCATAGACATGGCCGGAGACCGGCCGGCCGCGTTTCAGCGCCTCGGCGATGATCGCATGCGAGCGCTCGTCGCTCATGGCAACAGGCACGAAATCCATCTTTTCGCCAAGCGCCAGCGCCTCCGGCCATTTGTCGAAGATCGCGGCGATCTTGTCCGGCGTCAGGTCGCCGCCGGCGGTTTCCATCGCGGCGGATGTCGCCGGCACGGTGGAGGGCACGGTCAGGTAGATCGAAAGCGGGGCCTGGCGGGCATCCTCCAGCATCGCCTCGACGCCGGCGACATCCATGACATTGCCGATCTCGTGGCTGTCGCAGAAGATCGTGGTGGTGCCGTTCAAAAGCGCCGCCTCGGCATAGGCGCAGGCCGTCACCATGCTGCTCTCGATATGCAGATGCGGGTCGACGAGGCCGGGGGCGATGATGCCGCCGTTGACGTCATAGCTTGCGGCCAGGCGGCCCTGATAGCTGCCGGCGGGCTTCACGGCGGCGATCCGTCCGCCGGAAAGCCAGATTTCCCGGTCGTCGAGGATCCGCTCGCTATAGGTCGACAGCACCCGCGCGCCGGCGATCACCAGATCGGGATCGGCGCGGCCGGAGGCGACATCGGCGAGCTTTCGGGTCATGTCGGAAAGGGGGGCAACGGAAAAGCGGGTCAGTGTGCTCATGCTCGGCTCTCATGCTGTTTGAACCCGCGAGGCTATAGGCCTGTTGGCTGACGGTCCAGCCCCTTATCGCGCCGGTTTACGCGGCGCGGGCCTTGGCGATGGCTTCTTCCAGAAGCGCGCGGTCTAGAACGCCCGGATAGACCGTCCGTCCGATCACGAAGGACGGCGTGCCGTTGAACTGGAAGGCTTCGGCCTGGTGGTAGTTGCGGTCGAGAAGGGCCCCGATCGCATCCTGGTTTTTCGAGACGCTTTCGGCAATCGCATCGAAATCGAGCCCGGCATCGGTCAGGATTTCCTCGACCTTTTCATGGCTCAGCCTGGTATTGGCCCGCATCAGCGCGTCGAGCGCGGTCTCGTAGTCGCCAAGCGCCGCCGCGCCCTGTACCGCCTGGGCGGCATAGACCGAGACCGGCCCGAAGATCGGCCAGTCCTTCATCACCAGCTTGACATTGCCGTCCTTGGCCACGACGTCGCGGATCATCGGATAGTCGCGCTTGCAATAGGTGCACTGGAAATCGAAATACTCGACCACCGTCACATCGCCCTCGGGATTGCCGAGCACGGGGGCCGCCGGATCGGCGAAGACCTCTTCCGGGGATGGCTCATGGGCAAGGGCAGTCCGCAGAGGCAAGGCCGAAAGCCCGCCGGCAGCCAGCATTCCGGTCAAAATCGTGCGTCTGTCGATCATGTTCATCTCCGCGTTGTCTTCCGGCAGTAGACCGCCCGAAATATGCCAAGGCAAGCGGCGATGCCGAAAATCGGCAAGCTGTCCGCTCACATTCGCGCGAGCGCGTCGGGGCGCGCGAGTTGATCCGGGCTGTCGGCGAAAAACAAGACGCGGCGATTGCCGGCTACGCTTTCATCGGGTTGCCGCCTCCGTGTCGGAATGTTCGACAGATCGATAAAAAGAATTAATCGCCGCATGTGAAATTGAAATTGGACAGGCTTTGCGAAATTCCGGTTTCCTGTTCCGTAAAATCAGTGGGAGCCTATTTGTGAGCGACAGGAAACTTTATCTCAAATTCATCGATGCCAATGTTCAGGGCATAATTTCCCTTTATTGGGACAATGCCCCCGAGACCTGCGCCGCCCTGTGGGGCGCGCTCGAAAAGCCGATCCAGTGGCCGGCGACCCACGCGATCTTCTCCGGGCCCGAAATCATGATGGGCCTGCCCGAGGAGGCACGCAATTTCGACCCGACCAAATTGCCGCCGGAAAACCAGACCATCCTGCCCGAGCCGGGCGAATTGCTGTGGTTCTACCAGCCGAAGAACTTCTTCAAGATCGATCCCGACGAGTTCTGGGAGATCGGCATGTTCTACGGCGTCGGCGGGCGCACATTCGGCCCGACCGGGTGGATACCCTGCACCTATTTCGGCAAGATGACGGAAAATCTCGAGGCGGTCGCGGCCCAGTGCCGGCTGATCCGCACCGAGGGCGCTAAGAAAGTGGAGATCGGGCGCCTGGCCTGATCAACCGATAACCAAGAGGAAGGGAATAGCATGAAACTTGTTACAGCAATGCTGGCCGGTGCTTCGGTCCTCACCGCCGTACCCGCCTTCGCCGCGGAAATCACCATCAATTCCTTCGGCGGCGCCTATGAGGAGGCGCACCGCAAATGCGTGATCGATCCGTTCACGGCCGAGACCGGCGCCGACGTCAAGATCGTCACCGCCTATTCGGCGGACGCCTTCGCCCAGCTTCGCGCCCAGAAGGACGCGCCGCAATATGACGTGATCCATTTCTCCGGCGGTCAGGAAATCGTCGGCGCCAAGGAAGGCCTGCTCGCGCCGATCGATGCGGCGAAGCTTTCCAACGCCGCCGATCTCTATCCCTTCGCCGGCGCGAAGATGGCGGAAGGCGAGGGCCCGGCCTACCAGATCGCCGCCATCGGCCTGCTCTACAACAGCGACGAGCTTTCCGAAGCGCCGTCAAATTGGGCCGATCTGATGGAGCCGGCGCTTGCCGAGGGCCTGGTGCTCACCGATATCTCCAATACCTACGGCCTGTTCGGCTTCCTGATGCTGAACCAGGTTGCCGGCGGCGATCTCGACAACATCCAACCGGGGCTCGACGCGGTGAAGGCGATGCTTGAAAACGGCGCCTTCGTGGTTTCGAAATCGCCGGAAATCCAGCAGGCCTTTGCCCAGGGCGGCACTGTCGTGGCGCCCTATGCCTCCGACTACGCCTATACGCTGAGAAAAGCCGGCCTTCCGATCAAGTTCCAGCAGGGCGCCGAAGGCACGCCGGCAAGTTACATCACCGCCAATCTGGTGGCCGGTCGCGACAATCAGGATCTGGCGCTGAAGTTCATCGATATCGAGCTTTCGCCGGAGGCCCAGGCATGCTTCGCCGAGGCGCTGCGCTATACGCCGACCAATTCCAAGACCGAATTGCCGGACGAAGTGGCCGCCGACGTCGCCTATGGCGAGGAAGGCGTGGCAAGCCTGCTGCGTTTCGATCCGGAAGTGATCGAGGCCAATCGCGCCGACTGGGTCATCGAATGGAACAAGGCAATCGCGCAATAAGGCGGTGCGCCCGTCCCGCATCCCGGCTTGGCCGGGGTGCGGGGTGAATCATGAGCCGGGGTGGCGGATCTGGGTTGGATCGCACACCTCTCAACAACTACTCTCCCGCCTTAAGGGGGATATTGCATTTGGCCCGGCGGCTTGCTCCCAATACTCTCTCCCGCCAGCGGGAGAGATGCCCCGAAAGGGGCAGTGAGGGTGAAGCAGCATTTCAAACCGTGAGGGCCTCGGTGGGGAGAAACTCCCCCCTCACTGTCGCTGTCGCGACATCTCTCCCCTCCGGGGCGAGAAGATTGGCGGGCTATGCGGTTGGGTGCGTTATGATAGACGCTTGCTTGGCACACGGCATCAACAAGAGGAAACCCAGCGGATGAAGTCCGACCGTGCAGAAAACGCGCTTCTGGTGTCGCCCGGCCTGCTGCTGCTGGCGCTGGCGTTTTTCCTGCCGATCGCGCGCATGCTGATGCTGTCGGTCATGGGGCCGGAAGGGTTCACCTTTTCCCATTTTGCCGAATTCATCCGCGAGCCCTATTACCTCAATGTGCTGTGGCGCACGATCCGGCTGTCCTTCATCATCACGCTGATCTCGGCGCTGGTCGGCTTTCCGCTCGCCTATATCATGGCGCGCGCCGGGCCCCGGCTCAGGCTGTGGTTGATCATCGTCATCCTGCTGCCGCTGATGACCAGCGTGGTGATCCGCACCTTTGGCTGGATGGTGATCTTCGAACGCGGCGGTATCATTTCGTCGACGCTCTACGATCTCGGACTGGTGAAGCGCAATTTCACGCTGATGCGCACCGAAACCGCGATCGTGATCGGCATGGTGCAGGTGCTGTTGCCGTTCATGACGCTGTCGATACTCGGCGTCGTCAGCCGCATCGATGAAAAGCTGGAAGAGGCGGCTCGGACCATGGGTTGTTCGTTCCTGCAGGCGTTTCGGCATGTGGTGCTGCCGCTTGCCATGCCGGGCATCGCCGCCGGCTCGCTTCTGGCCTTCACGCTTTCGGCAAGTTCGTTCGTGACGCCGAGCCTGCTCGGCGGACCGCGTCTCCAGGTGCTGGCGGCCTCGATCTATTCCTCGGTCACGCAGACGCTCGACTGGCATTTCGCCGCCGCCCAGGCCGTGATCCTGTTCCTCGGCATCGCGCTCACCCTCATCCCCTATTTCAGGTTGACGGGAGGCCGTCATGGTTAAGGCCGTTCCGCTGTGGCTGAAGATCGTGACGGTCGTGTTCATCGCGCTGATCGTGGTGGTCATGCTGGCGCCGCTGGTGGTGGTGATCGGCACCTCGTTTTCGGCCAACCAGTTCATCGCCTTTCCGCCCAAAGGGTTCTCGCTCGAATGGTATCACAAGGTGCTGTCGTCGAGCGCCTATCTCTCATCCGGCGCCCTGAGCCTCGGCATCGCGCTGCTGGTGACGCTCTCCTCCGTCACCATCGGCGGCGCGGCCGCGATCGCGATCCACCGCCGGCAATTGCCGCAATCGGAACTGCTCGGCGCGCTGTTCCTGTCGCCGCTGATCCTGCCGACGATCATCTACGCCATCGGCCTGTTGATGTTCTGGAGCGCCGCCTTCGGACCGGTCTCCTTCATCACGCTGTGGATCGGCCATACCGCGATCACGCTGCCCTATGTGGTGCGCACCACGCTTGCCGTCTTGAGCGAGTCCGACCCCTTCATCGAGGAGGCGGCCCGCACCATGGGGGCGGGGCGCATTCAGCGGCTCGTGTTCGTGGTGCTGCCGCAATGCCGGCCGGGGCTTGCCGCCGGCGCGTTCTTCGCCTTCAACATTTCGTTCGACGAGGCGGTGCTGTCGCTGTTCCTGCGCACCCCGGACATGACCACGCTGCCGGTGCAGATTTACGGCCAGCTCGAATTCAGTCCCGATCCTTCCGTCGCTGCGGTCTCCACGATCATGATCGCGCTCACCGTCATCCTCATTCTGGTTATCGACCGCGTGCTCGGTATCCGGAAATTCGCCTCGGCCTAGGAATATAATCATGTCGGATATTCATCTCGATCGGATCAGGAAGTCCTACGGCAAGGTGGAGGTTCTCCACGGCATCGACCTCGCGCTGTCTTCCGGCGAGTTCGTGAGCCTGCTCGGCGCATCCGGCTGCGGCAAGACCACGCTGTTGCGCACGGTTGCCGGCCTTGAGGCCGTCACCGGCGGGCATGTTGTCATTGATGGCCAGGATGTGACGGGGCTGCCGCCGGAAAAGCGCGATATCGCGATGATGTTCCAGTCCTACGCGTTGTTGCCGCATCTGAGCGTCTACGAGAATGTCCGCTTTCCGCTGCGCATGCGTCGCATCGGCGTGCGCGACGAGCAGGATGAGCGGGTCAAGGCCGCGCTGGAGACGGTGCAGCTCGGTCATCTTTCCGACCGCTTCCCGCGCCAGCTCTCCGGCGGCCAGCAGCAGCGAGTGGCGCTTGCCCGCGCGATCGTTTCCAACCCGAAAGTGCTGTTGCTCGACGAGCCGCTCTCCAACCTCGATGCCCGGCTGCGCGAGGACATGCAGGTGGAGCTGATCGAGATCCACCGCCGCCTCGGGCTGACCACGCTGTTCGTGACCCACGACCAGGAGGAGGCGCTGAGCCTCTCCGACCGGGTGGTGCTGTTGAATGCCGGCAAGGTCGAGCAGGAGGGCGCGCCTTCCGAGATCTACGCCCGCCCGGCGACCGCGTTCGTCTCCGGCTTCATCGGCTCGGCCAATGTGTTGAAGGGAGAGCTTGAGGCGGGCGGCATCGCGGTGCTGGAGGACGGGCAACGCCTCGCGGTTTCCGCAGACGCGCCGGCCGGGCCGGTCTCGGTCGTATTGCGGCAGGAGGATTTGGCCGTCGCAGCTTCAGGCGAGGGGCTGAAGGCCACGGTGAAGACCCGCGTCTATCTCGGCGCGCGAAACCGCTATGTGCTGAGCCTTGCCGGCGAGACCATCCGGCTTCTCACCGACAACGAAACCGTGCTGCAGCCGGGCGACGAGGTCGTGCTTTCCATCGATCCCGAACGCATTCGCGTTCTCGCCCGCTGACCCACTTTTGATTGTGAGACCGCGTGGAGGCTGGTAGCGTATGGCGATGCGCATCATCGACATGGCCACCTTCGTGGCGCTCGCCCGCAACCGGCATTTCGGCCGCACCGCCCGGGAACTGAACACCACCCAGCCGGCGATTTCCTCGCGCCTTGCCATTCTCGAGCGCGATTACGCTTGCCGGCTTGTGGAGCGCGGCGACCGCGAATTCCGGCTGACGCCGGCGGGCGAGGAAGCGCTGCGCGTGTTCCAGGAGGTGCTGGAAAAGCTCAACACGCTGAAATCCGATCTCAAGGAGGGCGGCAGCGATGCCGCCTATATCGTGCGCATCGGCGCGATCGATTCCGTGGTCGCCACCTGGATGCCGGATTTCATCGAGGCGCTGAGCCAGGCGATGCCGAACCTCAGGGTCGAACTGACGATCGAGGGGACGCGCGACCTCATCGCCGGCCTTGCCCATGGCGAGTTCGATCTGATCTTCGGGATCGAGCCCGCGATCGGCGACAGTTTCCGCTCCTTCATCATCTGCTATTACGAGATGGTCTGGGCCGCGGCTCCCGCGGTGGTCGACCGCAATACCACCTACAGCGTCGACGAGTTGTCGCGGATGCCGATCATCACCTTCCCCAAGGGCACGCCGCCCTATGCCTATGTCGCGCCCTATTTTCAGGACGAACGGGTACTGGCCTCCAAGCTGACGAGTTCCAACTCGCTGTTTGCGATGATCAATCTGTTGATTGGCGGCTTCGGCCTCGCGGCGATCCCCTCGGTCGCGATCGCGCGCGAGCTGGAGAACGGCCTGCTGTGCCGGGTGAGCGTGACCAAGCCGTTTCCGCCGATGCCGATCGTCGCCACCTACCAGACGACCGTCGGCCAGAACATCCTGCGCAGCGTCGCCGATCATGCCCGCAGCAGCGCCGCCGAATTCTGCCGCAAGGTGTCCTCGGAAAGCGCCTGGGTGCCGGGGGATGGCGGGTCCGCTACTGCCGAGCAGGATCGCGGCCGCATCAATCGATGATCGCCACCGATTTGATCTGGGCATAGACGGCCATGCCGGGCTGCAGGCTGAGGAGATTGGCCGAGCGGGCGGTGACCCGCGCCATGATCAGCCTGCTGCCGATCTCCAGATGCACGATCATGACGGAGGGATGGTCGCCGCGGGCGATCTCGCGGACGATCGCGGGCACGCGGTTGATGATCGAGACATTCAGATTTTCGGTGAGCGCGATCGAGACGTCGCGGGCATGGATCATCAGGCGCACCGGCTCGCCGACCGCCCTGCCGGTATGGGCGATCCACAGCGCCCCGCCCTCGAACTTGGCAAGCGCGAGTTGCCAGCGCAGGTCGATATCGGCGATCCGCGCGTCGATCGCTATTCCGGCCCGGCGCTCATGCGCCATCGGCAGGTCGAGGCGTGCGAGCGTCTCGGCGGTGGGGCCGGCGGCGATAACGCGCCCGTCGCGCATCACCGCCAGATGATCGGCAAGCCGGGCCACCTCGTCGGGCGCGTGGGTGACGTAGAGCACCGGGATGGACAGGCTCTGCCTCAGGTTCTGCAGATAGGGGAATATCTCCTGGCGCGCGTGGATGTCGAGCGCCGACATCGGTTCGTCCATCAACAGCAGTTTCGGCTGCGAAAGCAGCGCGCGGGCGATCGCGACCCGCTGCCGCTCGCCGCCGGAAAGCCGCGCCGGCATGCGCT from Martelella mediterranea DSM 17316 carries:
- a CDS encoding LysR family transcriptional regulator, with translation MAMRIIDMATFVALARNRHFGRTARELNTTQPAISSRLAILERDYACRLVERGDREFRLTPAGEEALRVFQEVLEKLNTLKSDLKEGGSDAAYIVRIGAIDSVVATWMPDFIEALSQAMPNLRVELTIEGTRDLIAGLAHGEFDLIFGIEPAIGDSFRSFIICYYEMVWAAAPAVVDRNTTYSVDELSRMPIITFPKGTPPYAYVAPYFQDERVLASKLTSSNSLFAMINLLIGGFGLAAIPSVAIARELENGLLCRVSVTKPFPPMPIVATYQTTVGQNILRSVADHARSSAAEFCRKVSSESAWVPGDGGSATAEQDRGRINR
- a CDS encoding ABC transporter ATP-binding protein codes for the protein MSDIHLDRIRKSYGKVEVLHGIDLALSSGEFVSLLGASGCGKTTLLRTVAGLEAVTGGHVVIDGQDVTGLPPEKRDIAMMFQSYALLPHLSVYENVRFPLRMRRIGVRDEQDERVKAALETVQLGHLSDRFPRQLSGGQQQRVALARAIVSNPKVLLLDEPLSNLDARLREDMQVELIEIHRRLGLTTLFVTHDQEEALSLSDRVVLLNAGKVEQEGAPSEIYARPATAFVSGFIGSANVLKGELEAGGIAVLEDGQRLAVSADAPAGPVSVVLRQEDLAVAASGEGLKATVKTRVYLGARNRYVLSLAGETIRLLTDNETVLQPGDEVVLSIDPERIRVLAR
- the modC gene encoding molybdenum ABC transporter ATP-binding protein codes for the protein MTGDRLSARFAGRFGAFLLDASFRFPKSGVTALFGPSGCGKTSLLRCFAGLEHLPDGEFSIDGEVWQDGSHFRPPHRREVGYVFQQANLFPHLTVSANLRYGEKRAKRDGKARFDELVALLGLSALLERMPARLSGGERQRVAIARALLSQPKLLLMDEPMSALDIHARQEIFPYLQNLRQSLSIPVLYVTHAPDEVARLADHLAVMRDGRVIAAGPTAETLARLDLPMAHERRAGIAIDARIADIDLRWQLALAKFEGGALWIAHTGRAVGEPVRLMIHARDVSIALTENLNVSIINRVPAIVREIARGDHPSVMIVHLEIGSRLIMARVTARSANLLSLQPGMAVYAQIKSVAIID
- a CDS encoding DsbA family protein, which encodes MIDRRTILTGMLAAGGLSALPLRTALAHEPSPEEVFADPAAPVLGNPEGDVTVVEYFDFQCTYCKRDYPMIRDVVAKDGNVKLVMKDWPIFGPVSVYAAQAVQGAAALGDYETALDALMRANTRLSHEKVEEILTDAGLDFDAIAESVSKNQDAIGALLDRNYHQAEAFQFNGTPSFVIGRTVYPGVLDRALLEEAIAKARAA
- a CDS encoding DUF3830 family protein, coding for MSDRKLYLKFIDANVQGIISLYWDNAPETCAALWGALEKPIQWPATHAIFSGPEIMMGLPEEARNFDPTKLPPENQTILPEPGELLWFYQPKNFFKIDPDEFWEIGMFYGVGGRTFGPTGWIPCTYFGKMTENLEAVAAQCRLIRTEGAKKVEIGRLA
- a CDS encoding ABC transporter permease, giving the protein MVKAVPLWLKIVTVVFIALIVVVMLAPLVVVIGTSFSANQFIAFPPKGFSLEWYHKVLSSSAYLSSGALSLGIALLVTLSSVTIGGAAAIAIHRRQLPQSELLGALFLSPLILPTIIYAIGLLMFWSAAFGPVSFITLWIGHTAITLPYVVRTTLAVLSESDPFIEEAARTMGAGRIQRLVFVVLPQCRPGLAAGAFFAFNISFDEAVLSLFLRTPDMTTLPVQIYGQLEFSPDPSVAAVSTIMIALTVILILVIDRVLGIRKFASA
- a CDS encoding adenine deaminase, which produces MSTLTRFSVAPLSDMTRKLADVASGRADPDLVIAGARVLSTYSERILDDREIWLSGGRIAAVKPAGSYQGRLAASYDVNGGIIAPGLVDPHLHIESSMVTACAYAEAALLNGTTTIFCDSHEIGNVMDVAGVEAMLEDARQAPLSIYLTVPSTVPATSAAMETAGGDLTPDKIAAIFDKWPEALALGEKMDFVPVAMSDERSHAIIAEALKRGRPVSGHVYGRDFVAAYAAAGVTDTHEAIDREIANDLLEAGVWIFLRGGPPTTPWHSLPEAIKAITELGASHKRVAVCTDDRDADDLLMFGLDWVTRQAVKAGMKPEQAWAMGSLHGATRFGLGDEIGGLGGGRRADLVLLDDTLQPINTWYGGELMVEDRKVTATLDEALSERWRYPDAAYHTVKLPKDVKLIPELPVERVKAHCIRTELPGIMAVHEVIELEPANDWQSHFDRHDLCFVAVVERHGKSDGNVAHGLLSNFSLKRGAVASSVGHDSHNIIVAGTNEADMQAAVRAIEEKQGGVCVVADGKVRAMVELPIAGLLSDKRVHDVADDLRVLKLAWEDAGCSIPYMGFNLIPLSVIPEIRITDKGLVLVPEMEIAALFEPA
- a CDS encoding ABC transporter substrate-binding protein encodes the protein MKLVTAMLAGASVLTAVPAFAAEITINSFGGAYEEAHRKCVIDPFTAETGADVKIVTAYSADAFAQLRAQKDAPQYDVIHFSGGQEIVGAKEGLLAPIDAAKLSNAADLYPFAGAKMAEGEGPAYQIAAIGLLYNSDELSEAPSNWADLMEPALAEGLVLTDISNTYGLFGFLMLNQVAGGDLDNIQPGLDAVKAMLENGAFVVSKSPEIQQAFAQGGTVVAPYASDYAYTLRKAGLPIKFQQGAEGTPASYITANLVAGRDNQDLALKFIDIELSPEAQACFAEALRYTPTNSKTELPDEVAADVAYGEEGVASLLRFDPEVIEANRADWVIEWNKAIAQ
- a CDS encoding ABC transporter permease; this encodes MKSDRAENALLVSPGLLLLALAFFLPIARMLMLSVMGPEGFTFSHFAEFIREPYYLNVLWRTIRLSFIITLISALVGFPLAYIMARAGPRLRLWLIIVILLPLMTSVVIRTFGWMVIFERGGIISSTLYDLGLVKRNFTLMRTETAIVIGMVQVLLPFMTLSILGVVSRIDEKLEEAARTMGCSFLQAFRHVVLPLAMPGIAAGSLLAFTLSASSFVTPSLLGGPRLQVLAASIYSSVTQTLDWHFAAAQAVILFLGIALTLIPYFRLTGGRHG